The following nucleotide sequence is from Phocoena phocoena chromosome 17, mPhoPho1.1, whole genome shotgun sequence.
TTGTACTCTACTGGGCTTTAGATACAGCAAGTGTTCAGGTTCCTGAACATAGTCTGCATTTTCTAACCATGCTTGGCCCCTTCCACTTCCTGATGTTTCCCTTCACAATGCCCACTAAAGCATTCCTAGCTCAAAGCACACCTCTTCCATTAAGCATTTTAACCCTACATCAACGCCTATCTTACCTGACTCTATCATATATATAATGGTGATTAAATACTGAATCATATTTCAgttatttgtgtgtattttttccttataaaatctTCTAAGAAAACATTACATTTTCTTCACTGGAAAAAGTATCATGACAAGTTTAACAGTTCTGgagtttatttcaaaataatgcagCTACATAAATTGAATAGAGACAAACCTAAATTTATTACGGAGACACATTTACTCTTTCTCAAAAAATGAGAGCAAGGCATTTTACCAACCATAAATTTAAACAACATACCTTTTTATTAACAACAAAGCCAATTGAAACAGCTACAaaaggaaatctttaaaaaaaaacacacacataaatttatcaaaatagaacttattttcaacaaacatgctttttataataaaactgcttacaatttttttcatatgaacagtcttatccctcctcccccagaacTGTGTGTACAGTATGCAACCCTTTGTGTAAATcgtaggggatggggagggtagaATATACAGATGCATACATACAGGATGCTTCTACAGGCATGACACATCTCTGAAAGGATTCACAAGAAGCTGATAACAATGGTCACCTCCAGAGATGGGTCCTGAGAAGCTGGGGTCGGAAGTGGGAAGGCCACTTGGCACTGTATGCCATTTCATACCATTTAAATGTAGAATTCCattaatatagttttaattttaacaaaaatgggatcatactatATATTATAATCTTCTCtatgttatataatattatgAGCATCTTTCCACATTAACATTCCATCACAAAACGATTCTACATCTTAGCCTTATGGCTTTAACAATTCTATTAGTAGAGATACATACAGCTAGCTACATGGTAACTTCAAATATAACAACTATGTGTCATCCCACCAAACTAGGCTACTCATTTCAACTCTCACTGGCAATTCTATCAGGCTTTCTTCTAAATATCCTGAGCTATATACTTagtttgtgccaggcactagagTAAGTTCTTATATAAATGTACAACTCATTGAGTCCCATCAACAAGCAATTCTATGAGGCAGGTACCATtaatatgcccattttatagaatgaaaaaaaacaaaaactgaagcctagaaagattaagcaacttgctcaaggtcacaattCACACATCCTAAAACCCATGctcttttttacagtttttttctcctGGATTGTACCCATTCTATATAGACAACACTCCAGTATTGAGTTAGTTATTTCCTTAATTGATCTCAAAGGAGCAATGTTGCTTGCATACATTTTTATGTGGTTTCAACAGTGAGAAAAAGAATGGTGAACAGGGCACTTCCCTGCACAAGACAAGTCCACAACATTAATACTTCATCACCTCTTCCATAGCTGATGAAAATTATGCATAATACACTTACAAACTACTCTACAATTTACACAATTCTCTAAAGTATATATGTTTGTGAACAAAATATCCAACAGTCCATTCAGTTAATACAGTAACAGTAAttacaatattaaaatttttaaaacatacccATGTACAAAGTTAGTTGTTCCATCAATAGGGTCAATGATCCACGTAGGGCTGTcagttaaaatacttttttccccaGCTGCCACAGATTCCTcaccaatgaaactaaaaacaaaaatgacaaactcTGAATCTTTACATTGCTTTCAACAATTTTCAAACCTTAAGCTACCCAGGGTCTACTATAAAACATAACAAAAGTCCGTACACTAcacttttctattgtttttcctgCAGACTGATGAAAGTGAGAAAGTTTTACTTGCCCCAGAACAAAGTCATGTGAAAAATAACAGAATCTGAAATTCTCAAATGTAATGCCAGGATAAGTGAAGGCACACATGCTGAAAAGGGAATCTGTTGCAGATGAGAACTTACTAAGGAAATGTggaggttttaaaaataagtccACAGATTCTCTAATACTCCTCTCTTCAAGAGGTAGAGCCTAACACCCTTTGCCTTGAGTGTGAATTTGGACTTAGTGACTCGTTTCTAACCAATAGAACAAAGTGGAAGTGACAACGTGCAACTTGGAAGACTCGTTCACAAAATGGCACTGAGGTTTCCATCTTATTCACtctatttcttcctccctccccttccctctgttGCTCTGGGGGAAGCCGGCCACCATGTTATCAGCTGCTCTGTGGAGAGGCCCAGATGGTAAGGAACTGAGCAGAGCTGCCGCAGACAACCCATGAGGAACTGAAGTCACCAACAATCACGTAAGTGAATGGCCCCTTCAGCCCCAGTTGAGCCTGAGGTGACCCACAGTTAGTTTGACTATAACATTACGCGACCCTGGCAAGAACAACGCAGCCCAACTACTACCACATTCCTGACCCTAGGAAActctaagataataaatgtttgctgtctaGAGCTGTTAAGTTTTTAGGGTAACTTgctatacagcaatagataataTACAGAACATTAAATAAGTCAATGAGAAAGCAAATCACCCACCAAAATTACTGTGTCTACATGCTTTCCTAAAACACGCTACACAGTAAATCTCAGGTGAATTCTGTAAATGGTGTCTGAGTTCACTGGATTCCTTCTTTCCGTtgctactttcttttttatttatgtcCTTTATTCAATACTGAACAGTCCTAATAATCATTATCATAATTTTCttgtatctctttttctcttggctATAAACCTTTTCATTGAGAAGACATATATTtagctttaaacattttttttctcctcagtgaCTAAAATACCAGGAATGGCCAATGGCATGATCACGAAGAAGTAGAGAATGACAATGTTAAACCCTTAAAATGATGACAATATTTTGGTTATATTTCTGTGCCTATAAAGAAAGCCCTGATTTTAGTATGTTCTCTCAAACTCCTTAAAGCTACTATGACTTTAGCACCTAAAAAAGTTTGCAATATAGAGAATAAAACTGAACTTTTAAATCTTGTCTATGCCAGCCACTTGTCACGTCAACTTCCCAGTAAAACACTCCTCTTActataaaggaatccaaatagccCCTGTTCACTGCTCCCTGGAAGTGTGAGCTTAGGCAAACAATCTCAGTTCAGCTAGCAGATGTTCTTGCCCAGGATTTGTAATCTTGAGCTAATGGGGTAAAGATATCCAAAGTGAGCAGGGTCAGGAGTGAGGCTACCAGCAGCATCTGAAGCAATggctcctaaccctaaccctaaccctaaccctaaccctaacccagtcCTAACCAGCTCTGCCTTCCTCCCTGGTTCCCACCTGAGCCCTGCTCTCAGGGCTCCTGAGCTGCCCAACACCCTCCAAATAAATTCCCGTTCAGCTTAAAATCAAAATTTCTGTCTAGTATTATTGACTCCAATCtagatttcatttttatcacAAGAAATTGAAATAAGAAATACCTGTGAGATGGATACTTTTCCTTTATGGAAGAGATAAgcattttttcaactttttggtCAGTAGCAGTTACCAAATCAACTGGAGAACTTTTGATCataatattcatttcattttttagggCTTCACGAGCCATCTAAAAAGATTTTTTGGTAAGCAAATAGGAAAAGCATAAGTCATTTTAAATCATACTAAAAGATGAAATACAGAAATGATTTGAAACATTCAATCTGTCTTAAatgatattcttaaatatttcttatcacagtgtaaataaaataaatccttagGGGTTATGACCTTCTAGGTATAAAATCATAGAATCTTACATCCTATTTTAGATTCACAACTGTCATCACAAAAAGTTTAATGACATAAAATTAAAGTATCACTCCActaaagtttaataaaatgaaaacaaatacagattAATCAAAGTATATGTTTTGTTTAACAAGGCAACCACACGCTGTCCACATCCAACACATCATGGCTGAAAAGGTTTCAGTTCATACCTCTCCAGCTTGTCTTGCTAGGGTTACTGCATAATCCATGCATTCCTGCCAAGGATCAGCCATCTTCTGAACAGATTTAACATGTACAAAGACACAGCAGTTACAAATCTCTAAAAATCTTAATCATAGAATAGTTAGTTCACAAAAACACCTCAATTTGCAAAATACTTTTATTCAGGATTTACCCTCTACCTGATTCTAGAGTTCAGTTTTTTTCAGTATTCACTCACAGGTCCATTAAGAAACACTTTTTATCTAAATTACTTCACTTCTACTGTAGAAACATTTTCATAACAAAAAGTATTCTATAAAAGTGTCTCCCAAAGTGCCCATACCATacgacattttaaaaaacagcattgGTCTAGGGAATGGAGAAGAAAGGACACAAGAAATATCTTAAAAGACAGGTGCATGTTTGGGTTAAGAATAAAGtgaaaattagagaaagaacacagGGAACACAGACAGTTTTCAGTATCTGCAGTTTTGGCATCCGTGCATTCCACTAGCCACGGATAGAAATTAAAGAAGCTTTGAAGGGAAGGGGTAGAAGGCACATATACTAATTGAATGTCAGGTAGTTCAGTACTTTATGCATgcgaatttatttttaatgaggttgTAAAGATGAAGAACTTAAAGCTCAGTGATTATAAATAATTTGCTTTATTAAACAGATGACCCAGTCAGAATTCGAACTCAATTCTGAATTTAAAGTCCACTGCTCTTTCTATCATAACATTCTGaggaaagaaaattccaggactaaaaaaataacaataaagtaaaaaaggaatTTCCCCAagtttcagagaggaaaaaaaacaacacatttttGTCTTCTGAACTGTCCAGCTTCCCACTGACTTCTGAAGAGAAGACTAAACTAACTCACCACTGGCTTGACCACACTCTCAAACCTGTACCCAGGACAGTGAAGCTTTTCAAGCTGCCAGACTCAGAAAAATGTGGATCATTTATAAAACAACCCTAATTTTGTCATCTTTATATTTGAGAATAACTTACACAGAGTTTCACCTTGAAGACTGGTCAGAAATCCCAATCATTGGTGTTCACAGTATAGgaatggggtggggaagagaaggaggggaagggaagggaggacaaAGGACAGATACTTCGAGCTGTTTCTGCTAGTTGCTTCTTCTTCTTGATATGAGcacttaaataattttaaaaggaagccACTTTTTGAGTTATAGGATTAACTGCTTAGAGCACTTCAAGAATTgtttccagccttttttttttcattcttacttactcccatttctttcttctaggCTTAAACAGAACTAGATGTTCTATGAATCTGCTTTCTGGCCAGAAACTTTGCTTAAGCCATTCATATCTCCCTGTACTAACAGCACTGATATCTCCTACCAATTTTTCCAGGCTCACTTCAAAAGCTACCCTTTCTTCTAGGGATTCTCCACCCAGAAGTCATAATCTGTTTAACCATTCAAGAGCTATGTGCTGAATATCTGTTATATGCTGTGCAATGCATCACAGTGAGGGAAAACAGGCAGAGTTCACACTTACTCTCTAGTGGGTAGTCAGgtattaatcaaaaaaaaaatcacagaccaCATGCAACATCACAAATGCAATAAAGGCTACGCAGaagtgcaatgagaagcatgtAACAGGGGAACTCTGACCTGGTCTTAGGTACCAGATACGGTTTCCCTAAGAACATGGTTCAACCAAGTTTTGACGGACAAGAGAACAGGTATTAACTAACTCAACTGCAGGACTCCTGGTATGTGAAGAGCAACTGAAAGGCCTAAGTGTGACAGCTCAGAGATCAAgagaaatgggggaggggtgaggccgGGGGATAGTAGGGCTTATCCCCAGGGAGACCTTAGAGGTAAGATTTTGAGAGCCATGAGGAATCACTACATTGTGGCTGCTGAACAGAATGGATTagaggggggagggaagagtaGACAGTGGGGATATTTGCTTTGGGAGGTAAAGCTGAGGGCACTTAGCAATAGATTGGATATGGAGtatgagggagaggaagagttTAATGATGCCCAGATATCTCACTTTGGCAACTGAATGGATAATGGTGACATTTACTGAAACACGGAGCAATAGAAGAGTCAAATTTGGGATCTGGGTAGGAGGTCGGGAGAACAAAAGTTTAATGAGTAGAGGATGAGGAACCTTTGTGAAACCAAAAGGAAATGTCAATTAGGCAGCTGACTGTATGCATCCTGACCTCAGAGGAGAGGTATGGCCTGCAGATTTAAATATGCAAGTCACCTGAGTAG
It contains:
- the IMPA1 gene encoding inositol monophosphatase 1 isoform X2; translation: MADPWQECMDYAVTLARQAGEMAREALKNEMNIMIKSSPVDLVTATDQKVEKMLISSIKEKYPSHSFIGEESVAAGEKSILTDSPTWIIDPIDGTTNFVHGFPFVAVSIGFVVNKKMEFGIVYSCMEDKMYTARKGKGAFCNGQKLQVSRQEGSEVLEQQLLICALWQLELQMHIMKWEFTAGM